One stretch of Streptomyces sp. NBC_00443 DNA includes these proteins:
- a CDS encoding pyrimidine reductase family protein: MEAGAGEPAAPERGARRSVGFPGGDLVDREWSLAELAAAYAYPEPGPDGRQPWLRANMVSTLDGAAQHDGRSQPISTATDMRIFGTLRALADVVLVGAETVRLEGYRPARARAEFAQAREAAGQGPAPAIAVVSAGLDLDYGLPLFTSPLVPTLILTGAAAAPDRIAAAEKAGAQVVIAGDGVGVDPVRAVQALAELGHTRLLTEGGPRMLGQLVAAGVLDELCLTISPMLTAGDAQRIAGGPSVPVPKRFELVSLLEENGFLFSRYRRT, translated from the coding sequence GTGGAGGCCGGTGCCGGGGAGCCGGCTGCACCGGAGCGTGGGGCTCGTCGCAGTGTCGGGTTCCCCGGTGGTGATCTCGTCGACCGTGAGTGGAGCCTCGCCGAGCTTGCCGCCGCGTATGCCTATCCCGAGCCGGGTCCGGACGGGCGGCAGCCCTGGTTGCGGGCCAACATGGTGTCCACGCTGGACGGGGCGGCCCAGCACGACGGGCGTTCGCAGCCGATCTCCACCGCGACCGACATGCGGATCTTCGGCACGCTGCGGGCGCTGGCGGACGTCGTGCTCGTCGGCGCTGAAACGGTCCGCCTCGAGGGGTACCGTCCGGCACGCGCGCGTGCGGAGTTCGCTCAGGCCCGCGAGGCGGCCGGACAGGGACCCGCGCCGGCCATCGCGGTGGTGAGCGCCGGCCTGGACCTCGACTACGGCCTTCCGCTCTTCACCTCACCCTTGGTGCCGACCCTCATCCTCACGGGGGCCGCCGCGGCCCCGGACCGGATCGCGGCCGCGGAGAAGGCGGGCGCCCAGGTGGTGATCGCCGGTGACGGCGTCGGCGTGGACCCCGTACGCGCCGTCCAGGCCCTCGCCGAACTCGGCCACACCCGCCTGCTGACCGAGGGCGGGCCACGGATGCTCGGGCAGTTGGTGGCCGCCGGAGTGCTCGACGAGCTCTGTCTGACGATCTCCCCGATGCTCACCGCGGGAGACGCCCAGCGGATCGCCGGCGGGCCGTCGGTGCCGGTTCCGAAACGGTTCGAGCTGGTGTCCTTGCTGGAGGAGAACGGCTTTCTGTTCAGCCGCTACCGGCGGACGTGA
- the zapE gene encoding cell division protein ZapE, with protein MSSSTAASGPSPIAEASPLSLCTREPHVPADRLVAEMVPPPRFDSVRFSTYIPDPNQPSQTEAVGVLETFAAGLGGAHASGAGKARRGFLGLGRPKAPKTPAGPRGVYLDGGYGVGKTHLLASLWHATPAEPSLKAFGTFVELTNLVGALGFQQTVQTLSGHRLLCIDEFELDDPGDTVLVSTLLGKLVDAGVALAATSNTLPGKLGEGRFAAADFLREIQGLSAHFRALRIDGEDYRHRGLPEAPAPYSDEQVTRAAYATEGASLDDFPHLLEHLARVHPSRYGALTDGLNAVCLTDVQPIPDQSTALRLVVLADRLYDREVPVLASGLPFDQLFSEDMLNGGYRKKYFRAISRLTALARDAKGLVTQ; from the coding sequence GTGTCGTCCTCCACCGCCGCCTCCGGGCCGAGCCCCATAGCCGAAGCGAGCCCGCTGTCCCTGTGCACGCGTGAGCCGCACGTGCCCGCGGACCGGCTGGTCGCCGAGATGGTGCCGCCGCCCCGCTTCGATTCGGTCCGCTTCAGCACGTACATACCGGACCCGAACCAGCCCAGCCAGACCGAGGCGGTCGGCGTCCTGGAGACCTTCGCGGCCGGGCTCGGCGGTGCACACGCGAGCGGCGCGGGCAAGGCCAGGCGCGGCTTCCTCGGGCTCGGCAGGCCCAAGGCGCCCAAGACCCCGGCGGGCCCCCGCGGCGTCTACCTCGACGGCGGCTACGGCGTCGGCAAGACCCACCTGCTCGCCTCCCTCTGGCACGCCACCCCGGCCGAGCCGTCCCTCAAGGCGTTCGGCACCTTCGTGGAGCTGACGAACCTCGTCGGCGCCCTCGGCTTCCAGCAGACGGTGCAGACCCTGTCCGGCCACCGCCTGCTGTGCATCGACGAGTTCGAGCTCGACGACCCGGGCGACACCGTCCTCGTCTCCACGCTGCTCGGCAAGCTGGTCGACGCGGGCGTCGCGCTCGCCGCCACCTCCAACACCCTGCCCGGCAAGCTCGGCGAGGGCCGTTTCGCGGCTGCCGACTTCCTGCGCGAGATCCAGGGCCTGTCGGCCCACTTCCGCGCCCTGCGCATCGACGGCGAGGACTACCGCCACCGCGGCCTGCCCGAGGCACCCGCGCCGTACTCCGACGAGCAGGTGACGAGGGCGGCGTACGCGACCGAGGGCGCCTCCCTCGACGACTTCCCCCATCTGCTGGAGCACCTCGCCCGCGTCCATCCCAGCCGCTACGGCGCGCTGACGGACGGCCTGAACGCAGTGTGTCTCACCGACGTCCAGCCGATTCCCGACCAGTCGACGGCCCTGCGGCTCGTCGTGCTCGCGGACCGGCTCTACGACCGTGAAGTTCCGGTGCTGGCCTCCGGACTGCCGTTCGACCAGCTGTTCAGCGAGGACATGCTCAACGGCGGCTACCGCAAGAAGTACTTCCGCGCGATCTCGCGACTCACCGCGCTGGCCCGCGACGCCAAGGGCCTAGTAACCCAGTAA
- a CDS encoding carbonic anhydrase, which translates to MQPLIDNARMFGQCPEEFARLAEGQSPDVLFITCSDSRVVPALITGARPGELFELRTAGNIVPPYASEHPTSEAATIEYAVEVLGVSDIVVCGHSHCGAVGALVRGDDLDAVPAVRDWLSHATPRPTGAAQDPEVAEGVQAHVLTQLLRLRSYPFIEKKLKERQLTLHAWYYEVHKGAVRAHSAETDAFEAL; encoded by the coding sequence ATGCAGCCCCTCATCGACAACGCCCGTATGTTCGGACAGTGCCCTGAGGAGTTCGCTCGCCTCGCCGAGGGCCAGTCCCCCGACGTCCTGTTCATCACCTGCTCCGACTCCCGGGTCGTTCCGGCCCTGATCACGGGAGCCCGCCCGGGCGAGCTCTTCGAGCTGCGTACCGCGGGCAACATCGTCCCGCCTTACGCCTCCGAGCACCCCACCAGCGAGGCGGCCACCATCGAGTACGCCGTGGAGGTCCTCGGCGTCAGCGACATCGTGGTCTGCGGCCACTCCCACTGCGGTGCCGTCGGCGCACTCGTGCGCGGCGACGACCTGGATGCCGTACCGGCCGTGCGCGACTGGCTCTCACACGCCACCCCGCGCCCGACCGGCGCCGCGCAGGACCCGGAGGTCGCCGAAGGCGTCCAGGCGCATGTACTGACGCAGCTGCTGCGGCTGCGCTCGTACCCGTTCATCGAGAAGAAGCTGAAGGAGCGTCAACTCACCTTGCACGCCTGGTACTACGAGGTGCACAAGGGCGCCGTGCGCGCCCACAGCGCCGAGACCGACGCGTTCGAGGCACTGTGA
- a CDS encoding SulP family inorganic anion transporter encodes MMTKFPHLRQDFAASLVVFLVALPLCVGVAVASGVPAELGLVTGIVGGIVTGLMRGSSLQVSGPAAGLTVLVFEAVQEFGLPVLGVLVLATGALQLLMGALKLGRWFRAISVSVVEGMLAGIGLVLIAGQLYSVADAKAPASGLEKIAGLPGALAGALGDTGALASIGLGAGTIAVLVLWKRLPAKVRTVPGPLAAVGLATLAAAVFSLPVATVEVKGLLGSIQPPSLTAFGELANLGVLATIVAFTLIASAESLFSAAAVDRLHDGPRTEYDKELMAQGAGNAVCGVLGALPMTAVIVRSSANVQAGAKTKASRVMHGVWLLLFAALLPATLALIPIPALAGILVHAGFKLIPFRGIVSLWRGHRGEALILVVTALSIVTVNMFEGVLIGLALSVAKTAWEASHVKLEVIDKGAGPIQAYLSGNATFLRLPKILDSLEALPQDRPVELDLSGLHHLDHACRTALENWAERHSAAGTDPVRVTTA; translated from the coding sequence ATGATGACCAAATTCCCCCACCTGCGGCAGGACTTCGCCGCCTCGCTGGTCGTCTTCCTCGTCGCGCTGCCGCTGTGTGTCGGCGTGGCCGTCGCCTCCGGAGTACCGGCCGAGCTAGGACTCGTCACCGGCATCGTGGGCGGCATCGTCACCGGCCTGATGCGCGGCAGCAGCCTTCAGGTCTCCGGACCCGCCGCCGGTCTGACGGTGCTCGTCTTCGAGGCCGTCCAGGAGTTCGGGCTGCCGGTCCTCGGTGTGCTCGTCCTCGCCACCGGCGCGCTCCAGCTCCTCATGGGCGCCCTGAAGCTGGGGCGCTGGTTCCGGGCCATCTCGGTCTCCGTCGTCGAGGGCATGCTGGCCGGTATCGGCCTTGTGCTCATCGCCGGACAGCTCTACTCGGTCGCGGACGCCAAGGCGCCCGCCTCCGGCCTGGAGAAAATAGCCGGGCTGCCCGGCGCGCTCGCCGGGGCCCTCGGCGACACCGGGGCGCTGGCCTCGATCGGTCTGGGCGCCGGCACGATCGCGGTCCTGGTGCTGTGGAAGCGGCTGCCGGCCAAGGTGCGCACGGTTCCCGGTCCGCTCGCCGCGGTCGGTCTGGCGACGCTGGCCGCCGCCGTGTTCTCCCTGCCCGTCGCCACCGTCGAGGTCAAGGGCCTGCTGGGCTCCATCCAGCCGCCGTCCCTGACCGCCTTCGGCGAACTCGCGAACCTCGGCGTGCTCGCCACGATCGTCGCCTTCACGCTCATCGCGTCGGCCGAGTCGCTGTTCAGCGCCGCGGCCGTGGACCGGCTGCACGACGGGCCACGCACCGAGTACGACAAGGAGCTGATGGCGCAGGGCGCGGGCAACGCGGTCTGCGGCGTCCTCGGCGCACTGCCCATGACCGCGGTCATCGTGCGCAGCTCCGCCAACGTCCAGGCGGGCGCGAAGACGAAGGCGTCCCGTGTCATGCACGGCGTATGGCTGCTGCTGTTCGCGGCGCTGCTGCCCGCCACGCTGGCACTCATCCCGATCCCCGCACTGGCGGGCATCCTGGTCCACGCCGGCTTCAAGCTGATCCCCTTCCGCGGGATCGTCTCCCTGTGGCGCGGCCACCGGGGCGAGGCACTGATCCTCGTCGTCACCGCCCTCTCGATCGTCACGGTGAACATGTTCGAGGGCGTGCTCATCGGTCTGGCCCTGTCGGTCGCCAAGACCGCCTGGGAGGCCTCGCACGTGAAGCTGGAGGTCATCGACAAGGGCGCCGGACCGATCCAGGCCTACCTGTCGGGCAACGCGACCTTCCTCAGGCTGCCCAAGATCCTCGACAGCCTGGAAGCCCTGCCGCAGGACCGCCCGGTCGAGCTGGACCTGTCCGGACTGCACCACCTCGACCACGCCTGCCGTACGGCCCTGGAGAACTGGGCCGAGCGACACAGCGCGGCAGGCACGGATCCGGTACGGGTCACGACGGCCTGA
- a CDS encoding slipin family protein, with amino-acid sequence MVEEVLGAVAGVAGVGLVYVAAAARVVKQYERGVILRLGRLRGAVREPGFTLIVPAVDRLHKVNMQIVTMPVPAQEGITRDNVTVRVDAVVYFQVVDAAAAIINVEDYRFAVSQMAQTSLRSIIGKSDLDDLLSNREKLNQGLELMLDSPAIGWGVQIDRVEIKDVSLPESMKRSMARQAEADRERRARVINADAELQASKKLAEAAHQMADAPSALQLRLLQTVMAVAAEKNSTLVLPIPVELLRFLERGAQPPPPPPPPQGQAARAATEPAAVTEPATVTEPIAVDESPDPPAELPPEPPAGPPAEPPGQPPLK; translated from the coding sequence ATGGTCGAAGAAGTGCTGGGTGCGGTCGCAGGTGTGGCCGGGGTGGGGCTGGTGTATGTCGCGGCCGCCGCGCGGGTCGTCAAGCAGTACGAGCGCGGGGTGATCCTGCGGCTCGGCCGGCTGCGGGGCGCCGTGCGCGAGCCGGGGTTCACGCTGATCGTCCCGGCCGTGGACCGGCTCCACAAGGTCAACATGCAGATCGTGACGATGCCCGTGCCCGCCCAGGAGGGAATCACCCGCGACAACGTGACCGTGCGGGTCGACGCGGTCGTGTACTTCCAGGTCGTGGACGCGGCGGCCGCGATCATCAACGTCGAGGACTACCGCTTCGCCGTCTCCCAGATGGCGCAGACCTCGCTGCGCTCGATCATCGGCAAGAGCGATCTGGACGACCTGCTGTCCAACCGCGAGAAGCTCAACCAGGGCCTGGAGCTGATGCTCGACAGTCCGGCGATCGGCTGGGGCGTGCAGATCGACCGCGTCGAGATCAAGGACGTGTCCCTGCCGGAGTCCATGAAGCGGTCCATGGCCCGCCAGGCCGAGGCCGACCGGGAGCGGCGGGCCCGGGTCATCAACGCCGACGCCGAACTCCAGGCCTCCAAGAAGCTGGCCGAGGCCGCGCACCAGATGGCCGACGCGCCTTCCGCCCTCCAACTGCGGCTGCTGCAGACGGTGATGGCGGTGGCGGCGGAGAAGAACTCCACTCTGGTGCTGCCGATCCCGGTGGAGTTGCTGCGGTTCCTGGAGCGGGGCGCACAGCCACCGCCACCGCCACCGCCACCACAGGGCCAGGCGGCCCGAGCGGCCACTGAACCGGCGGCCGTTACCGAGCCGGCCACCGTCACCGAGCCGATCGCCGTCGACGAATCCCCCGACCCTCCAGCCGAACTTCCTCCCGAACCTCCGGCCGGACCCCCCGCGGAACCCCCCGGGCAACCGCCACTGAAGTGA
- a CDS encoding PhoX family protein, which yields MSATRRQVLARSGALGIGIAFAGSLSELFAGTAAAQNLGHTGYGPLVPDPKGLLDLPEGFRYRVLSREGDRLRSGEGPVPSNHDGMTALPGARGRVHLVRNHENRNTAAIPVPTVPGLTYDPQGKGGCTALTLDSRNRVLSERVAIAGTAVNCAGGPTPWGTWLTCEETEDRAGTNGYTKDHGFIFEVDPANPHRSGAVPLTAMGRFQHEAIAVDPRRGIVYETEDAFERPFGLFYRFLPHAPHGGLGSLRAGGRLQAMRVPGVPDLSSIQETGATFENIEWVDVPDPLAAETPIRHQDFGPKGITHAQKLEGCYWGGSCVYFVSSFAHSAEGSAADHYGQIWRYDPSERRLTLVIVFGPDTDLQLPGESPDNICLAPSGGLMVCEDGNGAQHVFGVTRRGEVYAMARNAQNLGTPQEPEWGEFAGVTFAPDGETMYVNCYTPGTTFAVTGTWRR from the coding sequence ATGTCCGCAACACGACGTCAGGTCCTCGCCCGCTCCGGCGCCCTGGGTATCGGCATCGCTTTCGCCGGGTCCCTGTCGGAGCTCTTCGCGGGCACCGCCGCCGCGCAGAACCTCGGTCACACCGGATACGGCCCCCTGGTCCCCGACCCCAAGGGCCTGCTCGACCTGCCGGAAGGATTCCGCTACCGGGTCCTGTCCCGCGAGGGTGACCGGCTCCGCTCCGGCGAGGGTCCGGTGCCCTCCAACCACGACGGCATGACAGCCCTGCCCGGCGCCCGCGGCCGCGTCCACCTGGTCCGCAACCACGAGAACCGCAACACGGCGGCCATCCCCGTCCCGACGGTCCCCGGTCTCACCTACGACCCGCAGGGCAAGGGCGGCTGTACGGCCCTGACCCTGGACTCCCGCAACCGCGTCCTGTCCGAGCGCGTCGCCATCGCCGGTACGGCCGTCAACTGCGCGGGCGGGCCCACCCCTTGGGGCACCTGGCTGACCTGCGAGGAGACCGAGGACCGGGCGGGCACCAACGGCTACACCAAGGACCACGGCTTCATCTTCGAGGTCGACCCGGCAAACCCGCACCGCTCCGGCGCCGTCCCGCTGACCGCGATGGGCCGCTTCCAGCACGAGGCGATCGCGGTGGACCCACGGCGCGGCATCGTCTACGAGACCGAGGACGCCTTCGAGCGCCCCTTCGGCCTCTTCTACCGCTTCCTGCCGCACGCCCCGCACGGCGGCCTCGGCTCCCTGCGCGCGGGCGGCCGGCTCCAGGCGATGCGTGTCCCGGGCGTACCCGACCTCTCCTCGATCCAGGAGACGGGCGCGACCTTCGAGAACATCGAGTGGGTCGACGTACCGGACCCGCTCGCTGCCGAAACCCCCATCCGCCACCAGGACTTCGGGCCGAAGGGCATCACCCACGCGCAGAAGCTGGAGGGCTGCTACTGGGGCGGCAGCTGCGTCTACTTCGTCTCCTCCTTCGCCCACAGCGCGGAGGGCTCGGCGGCGGACCACTACGGCCAGATCTGGCGCTACGACCCCAGCGAGCGCCGCCTCACACTCGTGATCGTCTTCGGCCCCGACACCGACCTCCAGCTCCCCGGCGAGTCCCCGGACAACATCTGCCTCGCCCCCAGCGGCGGCCTGATGGTGTGCGAGGACGGCAACGGCGCCCAGCACGTGTTCGGCGTGACACGGCGCGGGGAGGTGTACGCGATGGCACGCAACGCACAGAACCTGGGCACACCGCAGGAGCCCGAGTGGGGCGAGTTCGCCGGGGTCACCTTCGCACCGGACGGCGAGACGATGTACGTCAACTGCTACACGCCGGGGACGACGTTCGCGGTGACGGGCACCTGGCGCAGGTAG
- a CDS encoding serine/threonine-protein kinase: MNAPGDLVDGRFELVERLGSGGMGTVWRARDTVLHREVALKAVRSDADTVGVVRERVLREARALARLSHPHVVTVHQIVAADPHPWIVMELVPGVSLQRRLDEGPLTPVEAARVGRQVLAALRAAHAAGIQHRDVKPANILLRPDGDAVLTDFGIAALQGTTALTATGELVGSPEYMAPERIRGRDDDPAADLWSLGVVLYVCVEGVSPLRRPTTLATLAAVLDEPLPPPTRSGSLTPVLDALLVRDPAARPDAARLDAMLAQVEAGTTPYWAQPTLTAAAPPAPATPTQLDTPRPTVPQRMPEPRRRRHLVVAATAGLVIATAAALVLLALRPGDTGGDDKTRATANSPATTSTPTPAKQQPTPSPTPTTKSPTPTTPPTTPSTTDGRWIAQLHSEPLSAGTAARDKRLATVRQSVAEAAVLRSDEYASLRPGYWVIYAPGPFADGRAALTFCAERGRTSVSTCMGRYLSTDAGDYSLQCRPPAAAPTGSCTRTD; this comes from the coding sequence ATGAACGCACCGGGGGATCTCGTCGACGGCCGTTTCGAGCTGGTCGAGCGGCTGGGCAGCGGAGGCATGGGCACCGTGTGGCGGGCTCGCGACACGGTGCTCCACCGCGAAGTCGCGCTCAAGGCGGTCCGGTCCGACGCGGACACGGTCGGCGTGGTGCGCGAGCGGGTGCTGCGGGAGGCGCGGGCGCTGGCCCGGCTGAGCCATCCCCATGTGGTCACCGTCCACCAGATCGTGGCCGCCGACCCGCACCCCTGGATCGTGATGGAGCTGGTGCCGGGCGTCTCGCTCCAACGGCGCCTGGACGAGGGCCCGTTGACTCCTGTGGAGGCCGCCCGTGTCGGCCGCCAGGTGCTCGCCGCGCTGCGGGCCGCGCACGCGGCGGGCATCCAGCACCGGGACGTCAAGCCCGCCAACATCCTCCTGCGCCCCGACGGCGACGCCGTCCTCACCGACTTCGGCATCGCCGCCCTGCAGGGCACGACGGCCCTCACGGCGACCGGCGAACTCGTCGGTTCGCCCGAGTACATGGCCCCCGAGCGGATCCGGGGCCGCGACGACGACCCCGCCGCCGACCTGTGGTCGCTGGGCGTGGTGCTGTACGTGTGCGTGGAGGGCGTCAGCCCCCTGCGCCGCCCCACTACGCTGGCCACCCTTGCCGCCGTACTCGACGAGCCTCTCCCGCCACCGACCCGCTCGGGCTCGCTGACGCCGGTGCTCGACGCCCTGCTGGTCCGGGACCCGGCGGCGCGCCCGGACGCCGCCCGGCTGGACGCGATGCTGGCGCAGGTGGAGGCCGGTACGACTCCGTACTGGGCACAGCCGACGCTGACCGCCGCCGCACCGCCCGCACCTGCGACCCCGACGCAGCTCGACACTCCCCGGCCCACGGTTCCGCAGCGGATGCCCGAGCCCCGGCGCCGGCGGCACCTCGTGGTGGCCGCGACCGCAGGGCTCGTGATCGCCACCGCGGCGGCTCTCGTCCTCCTCGCCCTGCGCCCCGGCGACACCGGCGGCGACGACAAGACCCGCGCCACCGCGAACTCTCCGGCCACGACGTCCACCCCCACCCCGGCGAAGCAACAGCCGACGCCCTCGCCCACCCCCACCACGAAGTCGCCCACTCCCACCACCCCTCCGACCACGCCCTCCACAACCGACGGCCGCTGGATCGCCCAACTTCACTCCGAACCCCTCAGCGCAGGCACCGCGGCCCGGGACAAGCGGCTCGCCACCGTCCGCCAGTCGGTGGCGGAGGCGGCCGTCCTGCGCAGCGACGAGTACGCCTCCCTGCGCCCCGGCTACTGGGTGATCTACGCCCCCGGCCCCTTCGCCGACGGCCGCGCCGCCCTGACCTTCTGCGCCGAGCGCGGCCGAACCTCGGTGAGCACCTGCATGGGCCGCTACCTGAGCACCGACGCAGGCGATTACAGCCTCCAGTGCCGACCTCCGGCCGCCGCGCCGACGGGCTCCTGCACACGCACCGACTGA
- a CDS encoding polysaccharide deacetylase family protein: protein MITSVRRVTALCALGAVLSALAACAPHEATRAPLPAPSATAGVSPMAGPPTLAPGPAGLTPVFEHGPRGRDKAVALTFDADMTADQGPRAARGERFDNPGLVAALRELKVPATVFMTGRWAEEYPSQARSIGGNPLFEVANHSYSHYAFTEDCYGLPTVGEERMRVDVERAYAALRKVGVRDVMPYFRFPGGCYDRRALKAIGPVGVTAVQWDVVSGDAFATDARAVAQEVLDGVRAGSVVVLHCTLSAAPTSERVVRSVVPELRDRGFRFVKVSELIGAAGGRA, encoded by the coding sequence GTGATCACATCCGTACGCCGCGTCACCGCCCTCTGTGCCCTGGGCGCGGTGCTCAGCGCGCTCGCCGCGTGTGCGCCGCACGAGGCGACCCGGGCTCCCCTGCCGGCGCCCAGCGCCACCGCCGGCGTCTCCCCCATGGCCGGGCCGCCGACCCTCGCCCCGGGTCCCGCCGGTCTGACGCCCGTCTTCGAGCACGGCCCACGCGGTCGTGACAAAGCCGTCGCGCTGACCTTCGACGCCGACATGACCGCGGACCAGGGGCCCCGGGCGGCGCGGGGGGAACGGTTCGACAATCCGGGGCTGGTCGCGGCGCTGCGGGAGTTGAAGGTGCCGGCGACCGTGTTCATGACGGGGCGATGGGCCGAGGAGTATCCGAGTCAGGCCCGGTCCATCGGAGGGAACCCGCTGTTCGAGGTCGCCAACCACTCCTACAGCCACTACGCGTTCACCGAGGACTGCTACGGACTGCCGACGGTCGGCGAGGAGCGGATGCGGGTGGACGTGGAGCGGGCGTACGCGGCATTGCGGAAGGTCGGCGTCCGTGACGTGATGCCGTACTTCCGGTTTCCCGGCGGCTGCTACGACCGGCGCGCTCTGAAGGCGATCGGCCCGGTCGGTGTCACCGCCGTGCAGTGGGACGTGGTGAGCGGCGACGCGTTCGCGACGGACGCCCGTGCCGTCGCCCAGGAGGTGCTGGACGGCGTGCGGGCGGGGTCCGTGGTCGTCCTGCACTGCACACTCAGTGCCGCTCCGACGAGCGAGCGGGTGGTCCGCAGCGTCGTACCCGAGCTGCGCGACAGGGGCTTTCGGTTCGTGAAGGTGTCCGAGCTGATCGGGGCGGCCGGCGGGCGGGCCTGA
- a CDS encoding ABC transporter gives MTALLSYQTALLARSQRWLPPFILYAVFLGIGVSGGQPVLDSLGYTAAALLPVAAWLVRICVTNEPPAARSCVSAAVGPGRAHLAALLVALSAAAVLGTVATVVVTLISDPVSADHQTRVPWLPAGAAGLLATLACALLGTAVGALTTWPLLRSTGRAVPTMLLAALLSVVVTGSPAQATVSGLVTGSRSGTVPMPLLPLAAAALLTAAAIAVACALTSRRSP, from the coding sequence ATGACCGCCCTTCTCAGCTACCAGACCGCCTTGCTCGCCCGTTCACAGCGCTGGCTGCCGCCGTTCATCCTGTACGCCGTGTTCCTCGGGATCGGTGTCTCAGGCGGTCAGCCGGTGCTCGACTCGCTCGGCTACACGGCCGCGGCCCTGCTGCCCGTCGCCGCCTGGCTGGTGCGGATCTGCGTCACCAACGAGCCGCCCGCCGCCCGCAGTTGTGTGTCCGCGGCGGTCGGGCCGGGGCGGGCGCACCTTGCCGCGCTGCTGGTCGCGCTGAGCGCAGCGGCGGTTCTGGGCACCGTCGCGACCGTCGTCGTGACGCTGATCAGCGACCCGGTGAGCGCGGATCACCAGACGCGTGTGCCGTGGCTCCCGGCGGGCGCGGCCGGGCTGCTCGCGACGCTGGCCTGCGCCCTGCTCGGCACGGCCGTCGGCGCCCTCACCACCTGGCCGTTGCTGCGCTCCACCGGACGCGCGGTTCCCACGATGCTGCTCGCGGCGCTGCTGTCGGTGGTCGTGACCGGCTCTCCGGCGCAGGCGACGGTCAGCGGCCTGGTCACCGGCTCCCGCTCGGGCACGGTCCCCATGCCCCTGCTCCCGTTGGCCGCGGCGGCCCTGCTCACGGCGGCGGCGATCGCCGTGGCCTGCGCGCTCACGTCCCGCAGATCACCCTGA
- a CDS encoding ABC transporter ATP-binding protein, producing the protein MQRDLRLDNVGRRYGLRGPWVLRGVHLTVPPGNLIRVEGPNGTGKSTLLRLLAGIDAPTEGRITGRPRTAYVPERFPTALPFTAVGYLTHLGKVHGLSRAAATRAALEWLDRFGAASYARMPMAQLSKGSSQKVAVVQALLAEPELLVLDEAWTGLDADARAELERAVAERTAGGTAVVFVDHDPSRLAGAPDATYTVRDAGLDLRTEDAPSEPTGPHVTVVVQGPRGGQLPADAPRTVISAEEPTPGTHRLTVPASHSDVLLRALLTARPPWHVVSVRQETTPETESRR; encoded by the coding sequence ATGCAACGTGATCTTCGTCTGGACAACGTGGGCCGCCGCTACGGCCTACGCGGCCCATGGGTCTTACGCGGCGTCCACCTCACCGTGCCGCCCGGCAACCTCATCCGCGTCGAAGGACCCAACGGCACCGGCAAATCCACCCTCCTCCGTCTCCTGGCCGGCATCGACGCCCCGACCGAGGGCCGTATCACCGGCCGCCCCCGCACGGCCTACGTCCCCGAACGCTTCCCCACGGCCCTCCCCTTCACCGCCGTCGGCTACCTCACCCATCTCGGCAAGGTGCACGGCCTCTCCCGTGCCGCGGCCACCCGGGCCGCCCTTGAGTGGCTCGACCGCTTCGGTGCCGCCTCCTACGCCCGGATGCCGATGGCGCAGCTGTCGAAGGGCAGCAGCCAGAAGGTGGCCGTCGTACAGGCCCTCCTCGCCGAACCGGAGCTGCTCGTCCTGGACGAGGCATGGACAGGACTCGACGCCGACGCCCGTGCGGAGCTCGAGCGGGCCGTCGCCGAGCGCACCGCGGGCGGCACGGCCGTGGTCTTCGTGGACCACGACCCGAGCCGTCTGGCGGGGGCGCCCGACGCGACGTACACCGTGCGGGACGCGGGCCTCGACCTGCGTACGGAAGACGCGCCCTCGGAACCCACCGGCCCGCACGTGACCGTCGTCGTGCAGGGCCCGCGAGGCGGGCAACTCCCCGCCGACGCGCCCCGCACGGTCATATCCGCCGAGGAACCCACGCCCGGCACCCACCGTCTGACCGTCCCCGCGTCCCATTCGGACGTCCTCCTGCGTGCCCTGCTGACGGCCCGCCCGCCCTGGCATGTGGTGAGCGTGAGGCAGGAGACGACCCCCGAAACCGAGAGCCGCCGATGA